In Oncorhynchus clarkii lewisi isolate Uvic-CL-2024 chromosome 2, UVic_Ocla_1.0, whole genome shotgun sequence, one DNA window encodes the following:
- the LOC139382348 gene encoding four-jointed box protein 1-like, whose translation MRAVSANLLALLFLCTCACVFYVWSRLESRLERYKRGLQLPRSFHVGPSPDISAKTFRALLAVPVAQRLHLGGRLDVRNVTGVRDQIGSLGSRDYHMNVDNKGSVQREVPAKFGSLVEGIFWSEWLEAQLPASFSEEHARAWRERARGHRIVRLEPGCGRISNQLATFSDGAKACVRYGINADQVQGETLTYYLANLLGITNLPPLILAQLNVDSEQWASVRRRIGGLQWSERAVVSLTEWVANLTGVVTPAPLRQESKGLRPLQGELVNKTTAELLELMQWTDLIILDYLSANFDRLVSNLFSLQWDSRVMERETNNLLRTPRGDLVFIDNEAGLVHGYRVLDMWEKYHSTVLGSVSVFRKRTAQRVIELHRRRDTRTRLLELYRDSEPLSPELGFLSYEHADVLQNRIDRLYKHISHCKEKYHQL comes from the coding sequence ATGAGGGCTGTGTCGGCGAACTTACTTGCACTGCTTTTTCTCTGCACTTGTGCCTGTGTATTCTACGTCTGGAGCAGGCTGGAGAGTCGGCTGGAGAGATACAAACGGGGGCTACAGTTACCGAGGTCCTTTCACGTTGGGCCATCACCGGACATCTCCGCTAAAACTTTCCGTGCTTTGCTCGCTGTGCCAGTGGCACAGAGACTGCACTTGGGGGGCAGACTCGATGTCCGCAACGTTACTGGTGTTAGGGATCAAATTGGCTCTTTAGGAAGCAGAGATTACCATATGAATGTAGATAACAAGGGGTCAGTACAGAGGGAGGTCCCGGCCAAATTTGGCTCGCTCGTTGAGGGTATTTTTTGGAGTGAATGGCTGGAGGCTCAGCTTCCCGCCAGCTTCAGTGAGGAACATGCCCGggcttggagagagagagcccgGGGACACCGCATAGTCAGACTGGAGCCGGGCTGTGGTAGAATATCCAATCAGCTGGCCACTTTTTCGGACGGAGCCAAAGCCTGCGTGCGTTATGGAATAAACGCGGACCAGGTGCAGGGGGAAACGCTGACTTATTACCTGGCTAATTTGCTAGGTATTACAAATCTACCGCCTCTCATCCTTGCCCAGTTGAACGTTGACAGTGAACAATGGGCTTCTGTTAGGAGAAGAATTGGCGGTTTACAGTGGAGTGAGCGGGCGGTTGTTTCACTCACCGAGTGGGTCGCCAACCTGACCGGGGTAGTCACACCTGCTCCGCTGCGCCAGGAGAGCAAGGGGCTGCGTCCTCTGCAAGGGGAGCTGGTGAACAAAACGACTGCGGAGTTGCTCGAACTAATGCAGTGGACCGACCTGATAATATTGGACTACCTGTCTGCTAACTTCGACAGGCTCGTTAGCAACCTCTTTAGCCTGCAGTGGGACTCGCgcgtgatggagagggagaccaACAACCTGCTCAGAACGCCCCGCGGTGACCTGGTATTCATAGACAACGAGGCAGGGCTTGTACATGGATACCGGGTGCTTGATATGTGGGAGAAGTACCACAGCACGGTCTTGGGCTCCGTGTCTGTGTTCAGAAAGAGGACAGCGCAGCGAGTGATAGAACTGCaccgacgcagggacaccaggacTCGGCTTCTCGAGCTGTACAGAGACAGCGAACCTTTATCTCCGGAATTAGGTTTTCTCTCCTATGAACACGCGGATGTACTACAGAACCGAATAGACAGATTATACAAACACATATCGCATTGCAAGGAGAAATACCACCAGCTGTGA